The Carassius gibelio isolate Cgi1373 ecotype wild population from Czech Republic chromosome B5, carGib1.2-hapl.c, whole genome shotgun sequence genome segment TAAGAGAGCTGTATGCTCCCttgttacaaattatcattattcTTAACTCTGTTGCAACAAGGTCAGATTCTGCGTACTTTTTTGAGGTGAAAAGTCTAAATAGGTAATTATGAGAAATACTTGAAGAGGACTGGGGGATTTCCTAGGACTGTCAAGTAAAGCATTTCCTGTGTGGTTAAGAGGTTAAGAGAAATTATCTTTGATCTTTTTTGTCGCTAATAAAAAAGCAGACCTGTCTGCACTAATACTGCTGAATTTACACAGTCTCACTTCCAAAGAGTTGGCTAGAGTTGGTAAACATAAGAAGGGGGGTGCCTTGGAAGAAAGTGGCCCTATACAGTTCTGAAGACTGGGCTGCCACACCCACATCCAAACCCCAGGATGTTAAAACAACAATACCAGTACAGGGGAAAGTGACCACAGTCAGCATAAAAGGGCAAATCCAACACTTCCAACTTCTCCTCCTTCCCACGACACTTTacctgtaatgtttttttttttcggtaagAATTGTGGAAAGTACCAGGTACTGAACTACAATTACCTGTGTTTTGCTGAGAAGACACTGATTTCCCCTTTGACTTACCACATCAGTGTCCCACTTATGCAGGAACAACAGACTTCTTACCcaagaaattacatttatttgcctaagcataagaatatatttttacagATGTGGCTGTGAGCTCAGCCTTTAATTGGGGGGCTATAGTAAATTTGTGCAAGTTCTAATTTTTTTTACTCTAGGGATTCCCTTGTAGGTCAGAGTCATAACGATTCAAAATAAAGCTTAGGTCAGTTAACATCAGATACATATTTTTGTCGACTTTAGTCATGCTGCATGCTTCAAAAATGCAATTTCATCACTCAAAAGTTAAATAAAAGTGCAGCAAATCAAAACACATCAAAGTCCTTGTCATCTTCCTTCCTTGTCTGAATTTAATAGGTGGCTGAAATGTCCAACTTTGTGCTTTTGCAACAAAAGATCGAAAGGTATCACTGAAAATCTAGTGTTGAGAAACTACCTTCCTTTTAATAGACCACTTCCTGTGGAACCAACAGGCATAAAGTTCAGAGCAAGGGTGGATGAGCACTGTGCTGGATGGTGGTTCCTTTtctaatttttgttgtttttggcaTTATTTTGACACATTTAGAGCAATGTTATTGACTAAACACGATAATAAACACAATGTAATGTCAGAAAAGACTGATCTCAAAATCCAAGGGTATttgcataaaaatgttaatgaataGAAGTAATCTGCTTGTTTAGTGTTATCGCAAATACATAGCATTGtgcaacataaaataagatatgagAGGTAAGAGTTAAATCTCATCACATTTATGTGTCTGACATTGAATGTAAATTAACTATGACAAATATACATGATTGCTCAACCTATCCAGACTCTGCATCACGTAAGGAGATACAGCTACACAATAACTGAGTGGTAACTAAAGTAGGAGGGAACATTACACATAGTACATGTGATAATGAAGacgcaaaaagaaaaaaaaaattctgggaaCTCTTGTTGCCTCAGAAAGCTGGCTGCGTCATTTCCTTCCAATGACAAATGTGTGGTTTCAGTCTTTAAAAACTTTTCAGAGTTGTGATCATGACCAGTTTGAAACTTGGTCTGTGAACGGAGAATGAACTGTCATGTTAGGAACATGGTCTGCCTATCTCAGAGATCACAAGCAAAATTCAGTAAGTATTACATCCACACTGCACACATAACAATATGCTTACAGGCATGCTTAACAATGGTCAGACATGGAACATTGTTAATGCTGTGATTTTATTAAAAACCCAATACAATATACATtaacaaaatatgcatatttgTTAAAGTATGTTGCATCTGATCGCTTTACATGAATACTGATTATATACATGTGTACTCATATGATGGAAATCTGGTCATTCTGACAGCAGTGAATGTGAAGCTAAAGATGTACTACTGCATGTGAAAGGATCACCATAAAAAAAGGAATATGTTTTGCTGAAAATgactttaattgcatttttactaTTATTCAGGAATAATCATCCTTATCCTCATCTTGATTGCTGTTGAGTTAGTGCATCCAACAATGCCATGCAAGCATGAGAACTGCAGCCAAGTTCTTCACCGTAGTCTGAAGCTCACCAAGTCGATGGCCAAAAGGTCAGCAGAGATCTTAGAAACATATGTAAGTACTCTCtttctatatatttaaaaaaaaaaaattaagtataattGTTAACCTTGCAAATGACGTTTACGTCAGCGGTCCTAAATCAGTTGTGATTGGTACAACACTGAAGAGATGCTCTGACAATGTGAGCCTAATATGGTCAACAGTTGCTTGGGTGGTTTCAACATACAGTGAGGTGATTCCTTCCATTGACAAAACTGGGCTATTTTGAGAGTGGGTGGGAATATGTGGGAACTGTAAATTTAGCTGTTtgacagtatatacagtacatgaataGTCATCAAATGTGGAAATGAGTCTTTCAGATGAATAGGTAAATATAGGTTATGCAAAAGACAATCAAGACACTGATTTATTTGGTTGGACACTTGGTTTATTTTCAAGAATCAGTTTTTGTCTAAGCCTCTTAACCAGGCCTACTATGGGCCTCAAAATGACTATAAAAGATTTATCGTAAGACAAAACAACTAAAATCAAGATTGACTGATAAGAAACAGGGTTCTTATAGACTCTTGTCTCCTCTCAATCAGAAAACCAGTCAAGGAGATTCTGCGGACCTGATCTGTGATATGCAAATGGACAATGTTCCAGTATCAACCATTTCTGGCCAGACCATGTCAGAGCGCATCTTGAGTGTTTATACCCACCTGAAAGAGTTTCTTCCGCACATGAAGACAGTGATGGAGCAGCAGAAAGACTTAAATCCTCCAACAAACCTTGTGGTGGAGGGGCTTCACAGTATGATTACACATGTTCACCACATCGCTCTGAGGGTGAACTGTATCTTACAAATCCTGCAGCCAAATATACCCATTCCTGAGCCAGCTGAAAGGCCAACGGGAATTCCCCCCGCGCAAAATATTTTCCAGCAGAAAGCCTATGGATGCATTGTTCTATCTCGTCTTCAGGAGCTCCTTAGCCAAGCAGTTCAAGAACAGAAGTCTCTTAAGGGAAAATTGTGCAGAAAGAGGAACAAAGATCAGTTCTTGATGAACTGATGTTCTGTAGCATAAAACAATATTGAcgtaatttattcatatttatttttgtacatctTAACTGTTGAAGAGATACCCAGAAtatgttttgttgaaatatttattgatataatttattttcatcctAACTGCCAtatcaatatactgtatgtatgtaagttattaaaaaaaaatcttaaaaggaCAAGAGTGGATAATGTTATTTGGCTGTCATAGACTGTTGTGGTTCCTTGATTTAtttgacagtaaaaatatttcaatttgatTTAGTTATAAAGCAACAGCCGGCATCAAAACTGTAAGCAGAATGACTACGTGTTGGGTTTTGACCTGCAAGAAAGAAGGCTCAGAACCACTTTAGTTACTCAGGATTTCCTAACAACACTCTATGATGTTATATATGTCGTCACTTGTAATTGTTTTGATTACAAAgaaatttgcagtgattaaatgTGACGTCACATGTTAGCCATATTGGCTTTTGTGGTCAATACAAACGTCTATAGCATGATCTAAATAAACTAGTAAAATGTATATGTCTGAGACGTCGCCTTCAGTTGAGACCATTTTAGAAGATAGGAAGTGCAAGAGACTGATATCAGCCCTTAATGACGCATTCATTTCACCACATCAGAAAGGGGGAAAAACTGGCTAGCCGTCTACTCTGTCACAaggtatgaatgtgtgtgtgtgtgagtgtgtatgtgaatCTCAAACCATTCCCCTTATAATTAAAAGACTGTGCTCTATACATTTTGCGAATGATTTCTGTGAATGTCCtgagtatgcatgtatatatatatatatatatatatatatatatatatatatatataaatattttgatacTTATTTATTTGAACCCAGTAAGTACAGTATGTCATGATGTTAATTACTTTGCATTCCACCttcaaaataaactaaacaaaaataaaacttctgtTCTTGTTCTTATACTGTCTACAAATTTCGCAAAGTTGCACACATGGGCATTCAAAAGTGCTTCTTCCTTTCTTTCCATTTAGTATATTGCTGACACTTTAAATAACATCAAAATCATAGCACGATAGTAACATCATAGCACCATATCACACTAAACAACATGCAAAACTACATAACCAATAGAGACACATGGtatcaataaataatgataaatgtattGGCTGATTTATTAATTAGATGTTGTGAGTGGgtgattttagtaaaaaaaaaagccatcttAGGCACTTTGCCCTAGTCACACGCTTCTGTTAAAATAGAAGTAGGAAGATTCATTATAGGTCAAGTTGTGCATGGCAACGTTTTTTCAGGAAAACAGggacaagaaaaaaaatgctatatcAGCACCCAACCCCCAAAAAGCAATGTATTTTACACTTATCTCAATTAAATATTTAGATGCATTGTCATACTGAATCAGTGGAGGTCCTTCCCAGGACACTACATATCAAAAGGATAGCAGTTCCACTGAATCCTGCTAAAATGTCATTAATGCAAgacaaaaatttttttaataaaattattgggaattttatttaaaaaacaaataggggaaaaaaataagggGAAAAAGCTAAACTGTACATAATGTAAACCACTGGGAGACCACAGAGTATCGTcattcactgtaaaaagatttttattataaagtatttttcaaatgacaattttaatagtattttcaCACCATAAGCACAGGGGAGGAACCTTTATGATGTAGCCATGCACCAGTCCATCTTATTTAAGCATCTAATTTTGTGAAACACTAGCCTAAGCCTCAGACGATCTGGACTAGGAAGGACGTGGACCCACTAAGATGTATCCCTCTGTTTGGTAAGCAATCTTTATTCAGAAGCCTAAAAATACAAGTGCTCTGTGCATACCAAAAACTATGCACAGTGTAAATCTGAGAAATCGCCAGTGTCTACGTTTTGTCTGGGCTGTCCTGCCTTCTTACTTATCATGCAGATCCACTAAACTCTTAAATTACATAATCCAGAGAGTTTTTCCACTAGTTCTAAACCTAATGGCAGGAGTTTTTAAACCCCTTTAATCAGCATGTTGTTCATAATGATCTCTAGCAGCTGAATGGCCCTGGAAACGTCTGTCCTGAAGCTGCAAAACATCTGTAGCAAACAACCCGGTGATGTTTGATATGAGATGCTGCATCAAACTTCCTGATGTCTGAATGCTGACTTCTGTAGAAGCACAGATGGGGGTTTTGTAGTGGTGCCAGCTTACTAGCAAACCAAGGGAGTGGCACATCTTTTCATGAAACTGAAAAAAGAGGGTAGTGTGTCACAGCTTTTCAGAGGCAGCTTGTGGTGGGGAAGACCCCCTAATCAAATAACATACAATCAAAACAGGTGCTTGTGTGAGAACTTCTTTCCTGTCTAGCGCTGGCAACCTCACTTGACACTTTCACATGAAATATGAAAGTGATCATAGTCTTTTTACCGTCAAATACTGAAGAAATCTGAGAAATGCTTTGAATTGTCAGGGGAAAAAAACAGCAGTGCATTACAAAAAATCTTCAGCGTTTCAAGATACCGTTTTATTGTGGTAAATGCAAGTTGCAAGTTGTTTCAATACACAGTGGGTGCATATacagtctttttgttttttcctttttaaggTTAACAGAagaaacattcattcattttgagaTATTTTTGCACTTTCACAGAGTAAATGCCAGTTtcatttttgcaaataaaatgctTTACACAGTTTATTTCTTAACCTACATCTGTACCATCCATGTGCTATTTATAAGTGCTAACAAAGCACAACTTCAGCTCTATGGGCGAACTCCAAACAGAAGGGATCATCCCTATGCCCTACTCCCTTCGAAGGGCAGAGcctatgaaatgtgtttttttgaagGGTATAGGCCATTACTGTCTCATGTAAGTGTTTCAAACTCCCTTGGCGAATGGAATGACTGACCAAATGTTAGCtggacaattattttattattttattcaaatattctcTAATTGTGTCTTATTTACTATTAAGCTTCTTCAAATGTAACTTGTTTACACTACCATCTTAATATTACTGacgaaaaatattttgtattaaaataaagttaaatttaaTAAGCATATTATACTTACATTTGTATGTGAGGTCTAAATTAACAACAACTTTGCCTTAAAAAGCATTGCAAGATATCCTAACTGAAGATCACACGATCACAAACTGAAATCACGTCAGTGAAGTGACCATCGCATGGTCCCTTCGCTAACGGACTTCTGGAAAGGCACTTGGCGAAGGGATTCAGTTGTTCACTTTTGTTTGGAAATTCCCTACAAATGGCGTCCCCTTCATGAAGTGCTCTCCAAGGGCGCAAAAAAGCTGACTGGAATTTGCCCTGTGTCTCTGCTGCTGATATTAATTGAATTCTTTGGTGTCCATTAGCAATTagacattatcattatcatagtgtcattaattaattttgtattgtttgtaatgtaatgtttattgaTACACTTCTAATTGCCCTTGCAAGACGTGCTGAAACATGCTTATTGGTTGTACAAGTACCTGAGTATTTCTATAGCGACACACATGAACAAAGCTGTGACATTAGCGATATCTGCTGGTTGATAGGAGTAACTGCAGTTCTTTTTTGAGACTAGATTCaagtattgttttaattaaattgcacATATTGCTATTGCTATGTCACAGTGTCAATAATATGATTACTCTATTCAGGATTATTATTTCtgtgaaaatatattacaattgcattcggttatagtattgtatagtAGGGTAGGTTATTTTAGAATAATTGGTTATTTTAGAATAATTGGTTATTTTAGAATAATTGGTTATTTTAGAATAAAgagataataaaattaataaaaaaaaaaacaagtaaaataaatgaatacatgcctgcatagttttaattttatagtaCCATAATTGTGTGATATGTGCATGCAAAACAAGGAGTTTCAAATATCAATGCACACTGTTCTTATTGCTTTTCAACCTTTGTGAAATACACACTCTGCGCATCCTACAAATAGTTCATAGAACTAGAGATCTATCCAAACTATTCTAAACCAGCCTCAGCTAATAAAGTGCTTATTTTACTGGAAAATATACATTACAGGCAGTACCTAGACAGAATGATGCTTGCAAAAAACAGTTGTGTCCATGTTTAAGAAGTGAATGTGCATTCTCGTCTCAATTTCAATTCCTTTAAGAATCTGTTGAGCAGGAAACCAAGAAAGAGAGTGTTATATCAGTAAAGCAAGTCTTACATGATCAAATTATACAACTTCTTATGTTTACACATGTTGTATGTGATAATGTTTAAAGCAATGAAAAACATAATATTTGCCTTATAAAATAGGCAAATGCTAAATGGCCATATGACCATATGGCTTGTGCatataaataagaaacaaattgACAAACCTTCAAAAAATGCTCAAATGTTATTCCTTCATAGAACTCATCAggtgcctgaaaaaaaaacaagcatacaGACAAAttagcaagtgtgtgtgtgttggcatgtttttgtgatatatcaggacacaactctgaataatgacatgggtatgacacaagtattacaaggagagggtgacttaggAGGACATTACCCATGTctccattttatacattttataaaacgcttagaaatcatacagaatgagttttttgagaaagtaaaaatgcagtttcctgtgagggttagggttagaattagggccatagaatatggggtgtccccacttttcacaaaaacaaacatgtgtgtgtgtgcgtgtgtgtgtgtgtgtgtctgtgtgtaaagaCTTCAATACTTTAGGGATAAATTCTTCCATATGGTGACATACAATCAAGGAGATAATAATTTCCTATGTTAATTATAtatcaaatgaataaatggaCGAATGAATTTCTCCAATTCTCAAAATACAAAAAGGAGAAACCTAGAACATCCCAGGTCACTCACTTAACAAAAAGGGCTTCATGTGGCATCATTTAGATgaatggtttttattattattttactgaactCAAAAACCTGAAAAATTCTTATACATTCTTAACTTTACAGATATATTGAATTAATATTGATATACTTTCTCCATGAAATGTTGGTGATAAAGCCTCTAAATAACATACCATAGGGCCTACTGAGATACTGGCAACCTCCAGCATTGCAGCATCTGCAATGCCCTTAGCTGTCTCTCTTCCAAGAGCTCCACTACGGGACAACAACTCCTCTACAACCTAGAGAAGAGAGACCACAACACTTCTGATAATCTGTGGAGATAATCATGAACTACCCACATGTACACATATTTTATAAAAGATagatttaatttcacaaaaattGGTAATTTCTTACATGTCTGTATTCCTCCAGTGTTATGGTTCCATCATTGTCGGTGTCATGCATGTTGAACAAGACTATAAAGAAAGAGAGTACTTTATCAATTCTGTTGTGACTTTATGGCTCAGTTGACTGGTATTTTATCTCCAAGTATCTTAGTTTCCAGAGAATGTTTTGAATTTCATTTCTGCATGCCCTTACAGCGCAGTTTGGCTCTTCTCA includes the following:
- the m17 gene encoding IL-6 subfamily cytokine M17 — protein: MNCHVRNMVCLSQRSQAKFRIIILILILIAVELVHPTMPCKHENCSQVLHRSLKLTKSMAKRSAEILETYKTSQGDSADLICDMQMDNVPVSTISGQTMSERILSVYTHLKEFLPHMKTVMEQQKDLNPPTNLVVEGLHSMITHVHHIALRVNCILQILQPNIPIPEPAERPTGIPPAQNIFQQKAYGCIVLSRLQELLSQAVQEQKSLKGKLCRKRNKDQFLMN